ATACATCCGTGGCGAAGTTTTCCTGTACGGAGTGTGAAGCCGCATATATGAAGGGAGAGGCTGGAACGTCGACGACTTCGATCAGCTGGCGGCGTCATCCGGATGTCGACGATCGGAAACCGGTCGTTCGAACGGTTCCTTATGCCGAGTTCGTACTCGAGCACCCTGACTTGGATCCGACGACACTTAATACAGAATTCTTCCCCGACGCCGTTCCGTATACCGATGGTTCGAGAGAGCGAGTCTTCTATTGGCGGTCTGCCCTCCGTGATTCGTCGCCGCCAGCTACCGACTGGTCGTTCGTGTACGCGACCACTCACGATCTCGTCGGTTGTTCCGAAACCGCTGTCGGAATTCGAGGCCTTACGACGGAACTAGCGACTGGCGTCGCGATCGTGGTCGACGGGACAGCGGGTGGCGATGCGAGTATGGCACACGTTCGAGATTACGAAGCTCCCAATCTCCGTATCGTCGACGTGACTCCCGACTCAATCCGTCTCGCGGTGGACGGTGACGACGTTGAAGTGGCAGTAGGTGGCCGACAGCGGATCGAACTGTCACCACACATCGTGGAGCGGATCAGCGATGACGAACCCGAGGAGATCACACCCGAACTGTCGGTTCGCTATCCTGGCCGCCGCGAGATACACCATCCAGTTTCGAACGCTTCCGACCGGTTGTTCCCCTCGTTCGACCTCGACCTCGCGTCGCTGTCGAATCCACTCGCCGTCCCCCTCCAGAATGGAGAGCTCGATCACGCCGCTCTCGCCACCGATCTGGGCGTCAGTCTCGAAGAGCGTCCGTATCCCGAGCGGGTCCTCTGGCAGGCGTTTGCGTATACGGCCTTCGACCCACGTCGAGAGTCAGTCCCGGATATTGGACGAACGGATGACCACCTCGTTGTTACCCCCCGTTGAGCGACGCGATAGAACCGTATGCAGCAAGAGTCTGGTCGTTCCCTCAAGCGTGTTCAATACGGACATGCCACTGGCCCGGACCACGCTGCTCAGTTTCGTACTCGAACCCGCGCTCAGTCAGGACCTCATACAGCGGTTCGGGTTCGAAACTGTTGACGAGCAACAGCGTCTCTCCCTCGGGAAGTTCGCCAAGTGCGGTCATAATCGGATCGAACGGTTGACCGTCTATCTTTCGGACATCGAGTACTTCGTCTGCATCTGTGTCTAGGTCGGCACTCATGGAACCAAATTGATGACGGGTCGTCCAATACACGACCCCGATTATGTTCGAACGAACCCGCTATGCGATGCGACACCCATCGTAGTCCTGTCTCGTCTGTGGGCAGCGTTCGATGCAGGGATGGTCGACCAGATCACGCAATCGCTTGATAGCCTCAGGAGGAAGCGTATAGCCGATTTCGTAGGACTGCTCATCGTCGAGATCCGCGGAGAGTTCCGCCTCGAAAAAATTCTCGACGACGCAGAGTCGCCAGGCGAGTTCACGAGCGACCTCGCTGCCTTTATCGGTCAGCTTCACGCCAGTGTATCTCTTCACTGTCACCAGCCCTGCGTCCTCTAGCTTCGAACCCATTTCCGTGACGCTCGCTCCGCTAACGTCCAGACGGG
This genomic stretch from Halomarina ordinaria harbors:
- a CDS encoding DUF2249 domain-containing protein: MSADLDTDADEVLDVRKIDGQPFDPIMTALGELPEGETLLLVNSFEPEPLYEVLTERGFEYETEQRGPGQWHVRIEHA
- a CDS encoding metal-dependent transcriptional regulator, translating into MATEITSTATGLVGASVGRRTGQYLLAIDWLSEDTDRVAPGEIAARLDVSGASVTEMGSKLEDAGLVTVKRYTGVKLTDKGSEVARELAWRLCVVENFFEAELSADLDDEQSYEIGYTLPPEAIKRLRDLVDHPCIERCPQTRQDYDGCRIA